From a single Syngnathus scovelli strain Florida chromosome 2, RoL_Ssco_1.2, whole genome shotgun sequence genomic region:
- the LOC125989457 gene encoding serine/threonine-protein kinase WNK2 isoform X10: MEQETSLNAEERLRINRPPSRQPEPQISTREATADGSPAGSAPRGGSDPSSAYQKIVRQRFIRRSLWFSDADEQASEATECDGRLLDVTPPTVAGRTPGASSGIREDSGTETRVGQKEENGRGDEEKGESGGDALNATCSDGGKSAIKAASEETEEEAEMKAVATSPGGRFLKFDIELGRGSFKTVYKGLDTETWVEVAWCELQDRKLSKVERQRFKEEAEMLKGLQHPNIVRFYDFWESPLKGKKCIVLVTELMTSGTLKTYLKRFKVMKPKVLRSWCRQILKGLHFLHTRTPPIIHRDLKCDNIFITGPTGSVKIGDLGLATLKAASFAKSVIGTPEFMAPEMYEEHYDEAVDVYAFGMCMLEMATSEYPYSECQNAAQIYRKVTSGVKPASYNKVMDPEIKEIIGECICQKREERYSIKDLLNHAFFAEDTGVRVELAEEDDGQKTSIALKLWVEDHKKLKGKYKESGAIEFTFDLEKEVPEVVAQEMVDSGFFHDSDVKTVGKSIRDRVALIKWRRERTASATHQVDGGHAFQQASCQGAPSRDVHAGQPSLLEPQADIEQHNQPRTLPASFTSVTYGTFDSGKGSTVYSDSHSSQQSVLYQSLLEPITMATQQASSVGHQNQAAELTSHQYLQPASPYACQPSAATLSQAASCSSNTHPAASDCYPPPSIPAGAQCYQTQGHHREAPTLNCVAAIQQQTHTVSGYQPQTAAAVTALPAQRLEQSCPLTCASSTMTAVAKCQLSHACSGGVLLPDGSQTGLSASASLLNSQQMPVQLENQQRLRQQPQNGLQTQLEAMQSAQHQITSQRLLQHEVLSPAPQQQGRQPAQTTAPQSSQDASQSEVQQDQTANTKQQYSPAILPDVSFTQSAINAVPAQSPYLPGQSSTTTCGGGPHLPHGQATHLTQKSVPLVRQEGLNQSPHSASSFPTQTICVQQPLAEADVHQRLQPLQISTSLPATAVAAATALSSQYPTVQVMAAVTDCESSFPPSHTAPHSSVSSSTLNHVFLSPGHALPVTPSVSPLSPILIENVLVASVPVLLKAPPSPVLAQMPLNASANAQVTVAWQRDDARCSEPTFSHPIYTHAALSPNTLPPTNGSALMQKLIGSHPEPVQQMNLLTQPAHLSTPAQTTSDQVVAAGQSGKKEILSHESQRTLTSSGLTQQQFSVPTGDAGPAEANTDDQVMEKHTGGQSYDSVNSDATSGKEMSDGYEGTHGSKGQGRIRKHHRRSTRTRSRQEKISRPKLSMLNVCNTGDKMVECQLETHNHKMVTFKFDLDGDAPEEIATYMVENDFILHLEKEVFIEQLKDIVDKAEELLSEDTEAERNSDQMSSPAGEGVGAMLAEGMKSCAPSTPQPVYQQNVLHTGKRWFIICPVAEMPVQEQDKKTPCHSSTDRECENSASLAVDAVTNAPAVSTSLPSSRGPSSAPLQHQDQSVCPVRQPQSLISQDKNSAKGAGLPVEDACVSAVSIVSDIPCCAFVPPVSLDVKTVDKAEVAPLTVQTGHQKASPTAELPIQRVAHPSVVLQQPCPGTAPPAAPIASQPQSPAHQTSVPLGPGESDGEGPRRLEFADRTIKTLDEKLRNLLYQEHAPSQPSGAAADPQTAATEALSSMSVSDGRSSEALPLKKQEEPVIPEKPDCVDVLAAADRDSIKRAVTVSAASRNFQTTTTAPTVEKSKGSLNTLSGCSQGPDRNKNDCTTAGRSSADSESPAASRSHYSNRFSAPPNFYQATLASSPDITPRHLPRAVTISTPSRHHSRHSDSADEDSGSGKALPSGRLHARAEHGGSKLVKRAVDFLKRSGRSKSEQSTDSLSKQPLEMNGHAPLPATGQAPSSYISSDNDSEFEDADMRKELQKLREKHMKEISELQAFQRSEIERLYQEVGKSLPPNVGLLHAAPPCGRRRRASKHKVKAGKLLNPMVQQLKSSLSATGAESSGSSSGSPAKSSALSDCSARFSGSSGSSNQRSSTPEQVHTQQPCSLKGSFSSDNIYAGQHADGTTNLTSQGWTVYHQTSERVTFKSSSKPRTRFLSGPVSLSIWSTLKRLCLGKERSRRSSFRAAAQTQPSLASATPSPPSPRLVGRLAGVQTNNSNNKKRLFTEDLHKLVDDWAKEATAAHQPPPSLNQIKQQRRLRDLEGKVERPTAAAVHKMKCHASPSGSTAGRARTSSTSGRGLDSPLALHDGYLLSPGSYGGLGPYAQRWPVGSASAFPAVAKPGIQAYKSGNGLCSNPARTT; the protein is encoded by the exons GATCGTAAactgtcaaaagtggaacgtcaGCGCTTCAAGGAAGAAGCTGAGATGTTAAAAGGTCTCCAACATCCAAACATTGTCCGCTTTTACGACTTTTGGGAGTCGCCTCTTAAAGGAAAGAAGTGCATCGTTTTGGTTACGGAGCTTATGACATCGGGGACGTTAAAAAC GTATCTGAAGCGGTTTAAGGTGATGAAGCCCAAGGTGCTAAGAAGTTGGTGTAGACAGATCCTGAAAGGCCTTCACTTTCTCCACACCAGAACCCCTCCCATAATCCACAGGGACCTCAAGTGCGATAACATTTTCATCACTGGCCCTACGGGCTCGGTCAAGATTGGCGATTTGGGGCTGGCCACGCTGAAAGCTGCCTCTTTTGCAAAAAGTGTCATAG GCACTCCGGAGTTCATGGCCCCGGAGATGTACGAGGAGCACTATGATGAAGCTGTGGACGTTTACGCCTTTGGCATGTGTATGCTCGAAATGGCCACCTCAGAATATCCCTACTCGGAATGTCAGAATGCTGCGCAGATTTATCGCAAAGTCACAAGT gGAGTCAAGCCAGCCAGTTACAACAAGGTTATGGATCCTGAAATCAAAGAGATTATCGGGGAGTGCATCTGCCAAAAGAGAGAAGAGCG ATACTCCATCAAAGACCTCTTGAACCACGCCTTCTTTGCCGAGGACACGGGCGTGAGGGTGGAGCTGGCGGAGGAGGACGACGGGCAAAAGACCTCCATCGCCCTCAAACTGTGGGTGGAGGATCACAAGAAATTGAAAGGCAAATATAAGGAGAGTGGGGCTATTGAGTTCACCTTTGACCTGGAGAAGGAAGTCCCCGAGGTGGTGGCACAAGAGATG GTGGACTCTGGATTTTTCCATGACAGCGATGTGAAGACCGTAGGGAAATCCATTCGGGACCGCGTGGCACTGATCAAATGGAGAAGAGAAAGAACAGCGTCGGCTACTCATCAAGTGGACGGCGGCCATGCGTTCCAGCAGGCATCTTGTCAGGGTGCGCCTTCTCGGGACGTGCACGCAGGGCAACCTTCTTTGCTGGAGCCGCAAGCCGACATCGAGCAGCACAACCAACCTCGGACCCTGCCGGCCAGTTTCACCTCAGTCACAT ACGGCACTTTTGACAGTGGCAAGGGCTCCACTGTTTACTCCGACTCCCACAGCAGCCAGCAGAGTGTCCTCTACCAGTCCCTGCTGGAGcccatcaccatggcaacacagCAG GCCAGTTCTGTGGGTCACCAGAATCAAGCAGCAGAGCTCACATCTCACCAATACCTCCAGCCCGCTTCGCCCTACGCATGCCAACCCAGTGCTGCAACCCTAAGTCAGGCCGCTTCATGCTCATCCAACACCCATCCTGCCGCCAGCGACTGCTACCCACCTCCAAGTATTCCCGCAGGAGCGCAGTGCTACCAGACACAAGGTCATCATCGGGAGGCACCGACTTTGAACTGCGTTGCTGCGATCCAGCAGCAGACTCACACCGTGTCAGGTTATCAACCGCAGACGGCAGCCGCCGTCACGGCTCTCCCGGCACAGCGGTTGGAACAAAGTTGCCCGCTTACGTGTGCGTCCTCGACGATGACGGCCGTGGCCAAATGTCAGTTGTCGCACGCTTGCAGTGGCGGCGTGCTGCTTCCAGATGGCTCCCAAACTGGTCTGAGCGCTTCTGCATCGCTACTTAATAGCCAGCAGATGCCCGTTCAACTAGAGAACCAACAACGCCTGAGGCAGCAGCCACAAAACGGGCTTCAGACACAGCTGGAGGCGATGCAGAGCGCACAGCACCAAATCACGTCACAGCGTCTTCTCCAACATGAAGTGCTAAGCCCCGCTCCCCAGCAGCAAGGCCGGCAGCCCGCACAGACAACCGCGCCGCAATCCAGCCAAGACGCATCCCAGTCCGAAGTCCAACAGGACCAGACtgcaaacacaaaacaacaatATTCTCCTGCGATCTTACCTGATGTCAGCTTTACACAATCTGCCATCAATGCCGTACCTGCTCAGAGTCCGTATCTGCCTGGGCAGTCGTCTACTACGACCTGCGGAGGAGGTCCCCATCTCCCTCATGGCCAGGCAACTCACCTGACTCAAAAG AGTGTGCCATTGGTTAGACAGGAGGGATTGAACCAGAGCCCCCATTCAGCAAGCAGTTTCCCAACCCAGACAATTTGCGTCCAGCAGCCACTGGCTgaggcagacgtccaccagcggCTACAGCCGCTGCAGATTTCAACCTCGCTACCAGCAACAGCggtagcagcagcaacagcactcTCATCTCAG TACCCGACTGTCCAGGTGATGGCCGCTGTCACTGACTGTGaatcctccttccctccctcacaCACTGCCCCTCATTCTTCAGTGTCTTCTTCTACTCTCAACCATGTCTTCCTTTCTCCGGGGCATGCTCTCCCTGTGACCCCCTCTGTCTCACCGCTCTCCCCGATTCTCATTGAAAATGTCTTAGTTGCATCCGTGCCAGTGTTGCTCAAGGCTCCCCCTTCGCCCGTCTTGGCTCAAATGCCGCTAAACGCATCAGCAAATGCTCAGGTCACCGTTGCTTGGCAGCGAGATGACGCCCGTTGTTCCGAGCCTACATTTTCACATCCCATTTACACACACGCCGCCCTCTCTCCCAACACACTGCCGCCCACAAATGGCAGCGCTCTCATGCAG AAGTTGATTGGCAGCCACCCAGAACCTGTCCAGCAGATGAACCTTCTCACCCAGCCTGCACACTTGTCCACACCTGCGCAGACTACCTCAGACCAGGTTGTCGCTGCTGGCCAATCGGGGAAGAAGGAAATTCTGAGCCACGAGTCTCAGAGGACATTGACAAGTTCCGGTCTGACGCAACAGCAGTTCAGTGTTCCCACAGGAGACGCAGGTCCAGCTGAGGCCAACACAGAT GATCAAGTTATGGAAAAACACACTGGTGGACAAAGCTATGACAG TGTCAACTCTGATGCCACTTCAGGAAAGGAGATGAGTGACGGCTATGAGGGGACACACGGAAGCAAAGGCCAAGGAAGAATCCGCAAACACCACCGGAGGTCAACACGCACTCGGTCTCGCCAAGAGAAGATTAGCAGGCCAAAGCTCAGCATGCTAAAC GTATGCAACACTGGAGATAAGATGGTTGAGTGTCAACTGGAAACGCACAATCACAAAATGGTCACGTTCAAATTTGACCTGGATGGAGACGCGCCTGAAGAGATCGCAACTTACATG GTGGAGAACGATTTTATCCTACACTTGGAGAAAGAAGTTTTCATTGAGCAGCTCAAAGACATCGTAGACAAGGCTGAGGAGTTGTTAAGTGAAGACACAGAGGCGGAGAGAAATTCCGACCAGATGAGCAGTCCCGCGGGTGAAGGGGTCGGCGCGATGCTAGCGGAG GGAATGAAATCTTGTGCCCCCAGCACACCACAGCCCGTCTACCAACAAAATG TGCTTCACACTGGCAAGCGCTGGTTCATCATCTGCCCAGTGGCTGAGATGCCGGTCCAAGAGCAAGACAAGAAGACTCCGTGTCACAGCTCAACTGATCGGG AATGTGAAAATTCTGCTTCACTCGCGGTCGACGCCGTCACCAACGCACCCGCCGTGTCGACCTCTCTCCCATCTTCACGAGGCCCCTCGTCCGCGCCGTTGCAGCATCAAGACCAAAGCGTTTGCCCCGTCCGGCAGCCGCAGTCTCTTATCAGTCAAGATAAAAACAGCGCAAAGGGGGCGGGCCTTCCCGTTGAAGACGCCTGCGTCTCGGCAGTGTCGATAGTCAGCGACATCCCGTGCTGTGCTTTCGTACCACCCGTCTCGCTGGATGTGAAGACTGTGGATAAGGCGGAGGTTGCACCTTTGACCGTACAAACCGGTCATCAAAAAGCCAGTCCTACCGCCGAGCTCCCCATACAGCGCGTTGCACACCCGTCAGTGGTCCTACAGCAACCCTGTCCCGGAACCGCGCCGCCAGCGGCCCCGATCGCCTCTCAACCTCAAAGTCCAGCCCATCAGACCTCGGTTCCATTAGGTCCCGGGGAGTCGGACGGCGAGGGGCCGCGCCGGCTGGAATTTGCCGATCGCACTATCAAGACTTTGGATGAGAAGTTGAGGAATCTGCTCTaccaggagcatgctccctcgCAGCCTTCAGGTGCCGCGGCCGACCCGCAAACCGCAGCCACGGAAGCACTCAGCTCAATGTCAGTCTCGGATGGCCGTAGCAGCGAGGCGCTGCCGCTCAAGAAACAGGAGGAGCCAGTG ATTCCTGAAAAGCCAGATTGTGTGGATGTTTTGGCGG CTGCCGATAGGGATTCGATCAAAAGAGCTGTGACTGTCAGTGCTGCTTCACGCAATTTTCAA aCAACAACCACGGCACCAACTGTGGAAAAAAGCAAGGGTAGCCTCAACACTTTGTCTGGTTGTTCTCAAGGACCGGATAGAAATAAGAATGACTGCACGACTGCTGGCAGATCCTCGGCAGATTCTGAGAGTCCAGCCGCATCCAGATCTCATTATAGTAACCGCTTCTCTGCCCCGCCAAACTTCTACCAGGCTACCCTCGCGTCCAGCCCGGATATCACGCCACGCCATTTACCCCGGGCCGTAACCATCAGCACTCCCAGCCGTCACCACTCACGTCACTCGGACTCCGCGGATGAGGACAGCGGCAGTGGAAAAGCTCTTCCATCGGGACGCCTCCACGCCCGGGCCGAGCACGGCGGGAGCAAGCTCGTCAAGAGGGCGGTGGACTTTCTCAAGCGCTCCGGTCGGAGCAAAAGCGAGCAGAGCACTGATTCGCTGAGCAAGCAACCACTGGAAATGAACGGGCACGCCCCTTTGCCTGCGACAGGACAAGCGCCGTCTTCCTACATCAGTAGTGACAATGACTCCGAATTTGAGGATGCAGACATGAGAAAAGAACTTCAGAAGCTGAGGGAAAA GCACATGAAGGAAATATCGGAACTGCAGGCATTCCAGAGAAGTGAAATTGAGCGTCTGTACCAAGAGGTGGGAAAATCTCTGCCCCCTAATGTGGGCCTGCTTCATGCGGCGCCTCCCTGTGGCCGTCGACGGAGGGCCAGTAAGCACAAAGTCAAGGCTGGCAAATTGCTCAATCCGATGGTGCAGCAGCTCAAAAGCAGTCTCAGCGCCACTGGGGCAG AGAGTTCTGGAAGTTCCTCTGGATCACCGGCTAAAAGTTCAGCTTTGTCGGACTGCTCCGCTCGCTTCAGCGGCAGCTCCGGCTCCAGCAATCAGCGCAGCTCAACCCCGGAGCAGGTCCACACCCAGCAACCGTGTTCCTTGAAAGGCTCTTTTTCCTCAGACAACATTTACGCCGGCCAACACGCTGATGGGACGACGAACTTGACGAGCCAAG GCTGGACGGTTTACCACCAAACGTCAGAGAGAGTCACCTTTAAATCTAGTAGCAAACCACGCACTAGATTCCTCAGTGGACCTGTGTCTCTGTCCatct GGTCCACACTGAAACGACTATGTCTAGGCAAAGAGCGCAGTCGTA GGTCGTCTTTCCGCGCCGCGGCTCAGACGCAGCCGTCCCTCGCCTCGGCCACACCCTCGCCGCCGTCACCTCGGCTCGTCGGTCGACTTGCCGGGGTTCAgaccaacaacagcaacaataaGAAAAGATTGTTTACAGAGGACCTGCACAAGTTGGTGGACGACTGGGCCAAGGAAGCCACGGCGGCCCATCAGCCGCCTCCCTCTTTGAACCAGATAAAACAACAAAGGCGTTTGCGCGACCTGGAAGGCAAAGTCGAGCGCCCGACAGCAGCGGCCGTGCACAAG ATGAAATGCCACGCGAGCCCCAGCGGGTCGACAGCCGGGAGAGCGCGGACGAGTTCGACGAGCGGCCGAGGTCtcgactcgcctctggcgctccACGACGGTTACCTTCTGTCCCCGGGCTCCTACGGTGGGTTGGGGCCTTATGCCCAGCGGTGGCCCGTTGGATCAGCGAGCGCCTTCCCCGCCGTGGCCAAACCTGGAATCCAAGCCTACAAGTCAGGAAACGGCCTCTGCTCAAATCCCGCCAGGACTACCTAA